GCACctaatttaaaacaataaaagtgaATAATACATCACTTCCTAAATACCAAATTCAGCCAAAGAATTCTACCCGCGCGAATCtctcaataattaattagtaccCCTTTTATAATCTCAGAATCAACCACTACGAATATATTTCCTCCTTAATTAATATGTCTGGTCTAATAAGATTTAAGTGTCGGGACCAAATTCCACCCCCTTCCGTACCTACAACATTTTgtcacacatatatatatagagagagcaATATACAATACAAATCACTTCACATCTCAAATTTGACAAGAGAAGGAAGACCAAATTTGAAAGGAAAAAGGCAAATAAAAGTTGATAAAATCATGGCAGAAGAGTTGATAAGCTGGTGGAATTCGCCGCGGAATCTCTTCAGTTCATCGCCATGCTCGTTGGCGTCCAACGACATCGGGAGTTTGGGCTGGCCGACCGAGACCAGAAGTGTACGTTCAAGCGATGAATCCGACGGAAGCAGCACCCTTCTTATACAAGATGTTCATCACCACCACCCCAAATTGGATGCCTGGAATCAGCCTTTGCCGTGAgcaatattttatgtttttttcttttagaaaAGTTGCAAATTATTCACGAACAAGAAGGTGTAATGTTGTCCCACTAATAATGGAGAACTAACCCTAACAGATGAATGTTTTTCGACTAGTTTCCAACTCATAAATATTTCTACTTGTCGTGTTGCAGCGGAAGATCAGAGGACAATCATTCCAACTTCCTGGTGGATTCAAGCATGAATTATAGGGCCGATCAAATGAATTTTAGTGAAGAAGAATCATCGATGAAGCAGAGTTCCTTGTTGCAGACTCTGTTCGACGCGGATTCTCAACCCTATCCATCTTTATTAGATGATCAGATTCAGATGAACTCAAACGGATTCATGCCTAAACCCTCTCCATCTCCCACTGCTGATAATAGCTTATGGATTAATCCATCAGCGTTGAGTAATGTTCGTCCGCCTACATCTCACTTCTTTCCATCGCCTCACAATCACAGCATCACTGCTAAGGCAACACACATACACAAAACGTTTCATGAACAACCCACGTTTAAACGTCCACGAATCGAAACTCCGTCCCCCTTGCCAACCTTCAAGGTATGTAAATTTGTTTCTGTTTCATATATGcaaagaaaatgatgataGCTTTTTGCTTTCTCCATCAACAGGTCCGGAAAGAAAAACTTGGGGACAGAATCACCGCCCTACAGCAGTTGGTTTCACCTTTCGGAAaggtcaatttttaaataaatttgtttttttttttttaaataaaaaatcagttCATGAATCCTAAGGTTTGTGATCAATTGAACTTTCAGACTGACACTGCATCCGTGCTCCACGAAGCTATCGAGTACATCAAGTTTCTCCATGATCAAGTCAATGTATGTTTCACTagtgatttaatttttcattaaaaaattactatcagaattaattatgtttcCGTGATTTAATTTCAGTCATTAAGCACGCCATACTTGAAATATGGATCGCCACCGCTGCAGGTACGACTAATTAATTCGATTATCTCGtgtaaaataattagttagtGCCAAACTTTTT
The nucleotide sequence above comes from Salvia hispanica cultivar TCC Black 2014 chromosome 5, UniMelb_Shisp_WGS_1.0, whole genome shotgun sequence. Encoded proteins:
- the LOC125187505 gene encoding transcription factor bHLH112-like, with translation MAEELISWWNSPRNLFSSSPCSLASNDIGSLGWPTETRSVRSSDESDGSSTLLIQDVHHHHPKLDAWNQPLPGRSEDNHSNFLVDSSMNYRADQMNFSEEESSMKQSSLLQTLFDADSQPYPSLLDDQIQMNSNGFMPKPSPSPTADNSLWINPSALSNVRPPTSHFFPSPHNHSITAKATHIHKTFHEQPTFKRPRIETPSPLPTFKVRKEKLGDRITALQQLVSPFGKTDTASVLHEAIEYIKFLHDQVNSLSTPYLKYGSPPLQAGEKSKDEEGVTKGLKTQGLCLVPISSTFPVAAEATSDFWTPSFAGSFT